The DNA sequence ACGAACGCGGAGCATTTACGGGTGCTCATCAAAGAAAAATTGGAAAGTTTGAATTGGCAAACGGCGGAACAATTTTCTTGGATGAAATTGGTGATATGGAAATGTCGCTTCAAGCAAAAATTCTTAGAGTAATTCAGCAGAAAGAATTTGAGAGAGTCGGGGGAAATGAAACAATTAAAACCGATGTAAGAATTATTTCCGCAACTAACGTAAACTTAAAAGAAGCAGTTGCAAACAGAGATTTTAGAGAAGATCTTTATTACAGATTGAGTTCGTTCCCAATTCATATTCCTGCCTTAAGAGAAAGACGCGGCGATATTGTAATTCTTATCAATCATTTCCTTGCGGAATTTAACAAAAAAATGAGCCGACAAATTAATTTGGTTACAAAACCAGCTCTAAAATTATTATACGATTATGATTGGCCCGGTAATGTTAGAGAATTGGAAAATACAATTGAAAGATGCATGATTCTCTCTGAAACAAATAATATAGATTTAGAAGTTCTGCCTCCGCAAATTTTATCTGCAGATAATGATGGATTCTCAGATTCAACGGGGCCATTATTTACCGAAGATGCGCCAATTATTCCATTTGAAAAACTAAAAGCTGAAGCAATAAAACATGCATTAAGAATCACAAACGGAAATATTGTTGATGCATCTAAAAAATTAAATGTTGGAAGAGCAACTCTTTACAGACTAATGGAAAAGTACGATATTAAATCTCGTCGAAATTAATTCGATAATCTGTAAAAAGGATTTATTTTGAATAGTACTTCGGAAAATAAAAATCATAAAATACTTCTTGTTGAAGATGAGGAATCAGTAGCAAAACTTTTTCTTTATAACTTCAAAAAATCCGGGTACGAATGCGAGTGGGCGGAAAACGGTTTGGATGGTTATCTAAAAGCAAAATCATTTAATCCGGATATAATTGTTAGCGATATTATGATGCCCGAAGTTGACGGACATCAATTCAGAGAAAGAGTTTTGGAAGATCCTTCTTTAAAATTAATTCCATTTATTTTCCTTACCGCAAAAGGCGATGAAACCGATATACTTGAAGGATATGATCTTCATGTTGAAGATTATATAGTTAAAACTTCCGGACCAAAAATAGTTTTAGCAAAAGTTAATGCAATTCTAAAATCATTCGAAAAAGAAAGAGAAAAAGCCGTTAGCGAAGTTCAAAAAGCTGCAAGTGCAATGAGCGCAAAAGTTGTTCCCGATGAGTTTCCGCAACTTGACGGATTCTTAATAAAACATTGGCATGTGCCCTACCAAAATGTTCCCGGCGGAGATTTTATAGATTACTTTAAAGTTGATGATGATAATTTAGTTATTGTTCTCGGCGATATTATGGGAAAAAAATGGGGAGCTTGGTATTTTGCCGTAGCTTATGCCGGTTATGTAAGAAGTGCAATTAGAATGATTTTAGATTCCGAACATGATTTATCACCAGCAACAATTTTAGATAAAGTAAATAATGCAATTTTTAAAGATGAAAGAATTTCTGATGTGTTTATAACTTTATCTGTGGTTTGTATAAATAGTAAAACTAAATTGTTAAAATATGCCGGCGCCGGTGATTTGCCGATTATTTATAAATCAGAAACAGTTAAAAGTGTTAAATCAAACGGAATACTTTTAGGTTTTAAGCAAGTAGGAAATTATCAAAATATTGATCTTCAATTAAAAAGCGGCGAATCTGTATATTTAATAACCGATGGAATTCCCGAAACACGAATGTCAGACGGAGATTTTTTTGGTGAAGCAAAACTTAAACAAACAATTTCAGAAATTGAATTAAACGAAGATCCTCTCGATAAAATTATTGATGTATTTTCAGAAGCTACAGCCAAAAATTTTGAAGACGATATTAGTATTGTTGCTATTAATGTAAACTAATATTTATAGTTTTTCTCAATTCAAATTTCAATTAAGATTTTTTTCAATTTTGTTCTATTTAAAATTACTTGATTGAAAATATCTTTCACATCATCTTTTATAATTTTACTAAAATCTTCTTCTCGCGGAGTAATTATCAATCCGCCTAAATCAACCGAAGCGGGACTTACTAATAATTGTTTTTCACCTTCATCAAAATATTGAGTTGGTCTGTGTTTTTCTCTGAAGAAAACAATTACTTTCCAAATATTTTCTTCAAAAAAACTTAACACATTTATTAACGGTTCTTCATTTGTATTTAATATTTGTTTTGCGGATTTATAAATTTTTGAAAACTTTTTCTGTAATTTAATTTTATCAGATGATTCAATAATTACAAAATTTTGAATTCCATTATCTGTAAGAATTACTTTTACATAACTATCTTGAAAAATTATATTTTGATTTTCGTGTTTAATATTTAAGTAATTTTTGTAAATGGGAATTTCATTTTTTAATCCAGCTTGAAAATGAAGATGATCCGGCGCAGAAGCTCCGCATTTGGGTCCGTTGTAAAAAACAAAAAATTTTTCACTTAATTCTTGGCTCAACTCTAAGAGATCAATAAAACTATTTTCAATATTTTGCGGAATGTGTTTTAGATTTGGAATTGTTAAATGCCGCTTAAAAATTGGATAAGGATTACAAAGAATTAAGTAATCATTTTTAAATAAAATTCCTTTCTGCTCAGAAGGTAAATTTTCCAAACACAAAAAACATTTTCTTTCTTCAATTGATTTTTTATCAACCTTTGCCGAAGTTGATGTAATTCGCGACGGATTAAACTGAATTTTAATTTCGGAATTTTGAAAAGCAAAATTTTTTGTTTTCACATTTAATAAAGAATCAAAATTAGTTTTAACCAATTCCCAATTGGCTTTCTGCTGATTTAGTAAAGCTTTAACTTTTTGAGAAAGGTTATTAATTTCTCCAAATTTGCTTAATTCATTTTCTGTAAGAAATATTTTATTCATTTTTTCAATTGCCACAAATTCACATTTTATAAATAATTTATCACTTCTTGTAAAACTTTCCGATAAAATAATGAGATCTCTCAGTCACTTCGTTTCCTCGAGATGACATAATTGTCATTTCGATCCCGATGTTTTTTTTTTGGGAGAGAAATCTCAGAAACGAGATTTTGATAATTATTTATCATTAGAAATTTTTGTTTTTATTTTGTCTTGCTAAAACTTCAAAAGTTCTAATTCTATCTTTATACAAATTATTTGCATTAACTTTCTCAATATCCAAATCAGAATCGGAATTTCCTTCCCATCTTCTGCACAAATAAATCGGTTCGTAAATTCTGCCAATTTGATAATTGCGAGAAATCTCCAATCCAACCGAATAATCTTCTCCGTAACTTACATTTGGAATTTTAATTTCACGCAAAACCGGCGTATAAAATGCACGCGGCGCGCCTAATCCATTTATTCTCAAAGCATTATTTTTTCCGTTATCCGGCGTCCATTCTTTGTGATCAATAATTCCAGGCGGAATTTCTTCCAATTTAAAATTTGTTAATTTATAAGAGCCAATAACCATCGCACATTTTTCTTCGTAAAATTTATCAACAATTTTTTGAATTGTATTTTCATTAAAGTATAAATCATCGCTGTCTAATTGAATTGAAAATCTTCCGCATTTTTCATTCATAATTCCTTCGTTCCAGCATCCGCCGATTTGCAAATCTTTCCTTTCGGGAATTATATGAATTACTCTTTTATCATTTTCTGCAAAACTTTTAATTGTTTCCGAAGTTCCGTCATCAGAATGATTATCAACAATTATTAAATTGAAATTATATTCGGTTTTCTGATTTAGTACTGATTTTATTGCATCTCCAATTGTTTTGTTGCGATTTTTAACCGGAATAATGACCGAAGCTTCAAATTCAAAATTATGATTATCTATTTCAATTTTTTGAAAATCAGAATCTAAAAATGCGTTAATGTTTTTTAAATGTTTTGTTACTACATTTTCCATTTCAATTTGATTTTGCCGATTTTTAGGATCAACATAATCAAACATTTTTTCGCCGCTTTTTCTATTATCATCTTCATTTGTTGTGTAAAGAAATTCGGGAATTCTAATTATTGGATACTTTTCCGAAATTGCTAAACGCAGATTATACAATCCCGCAGAATTGTAATTTTCGGAAAAATTATTTACAGCTACTTTTAAAGCATTTGTGTTAAGTAATAAAACCGGACCAAAATCGAAATCATCGCGCAAACTTCCTAACTGATAATCTATAAGCGGATGTTTAGAAATTACATTTTCTTTTTCTTCATTGAAATTTGAGTAAACTATTCCGGCTTGTGTATTTTTTGCAACATTAAGCATTCTTTCTAAACTATATTTTCCAAAATTTATAAAAGTGCTTTTGGTAATAAATAAGATGAAATCGCATGTGGAATTCTCTGCAATTAATTTTATTGCTTTCGTAGAAAAAATATTTGAAGATATTAGTTGATTGCTATTTTTGAATTCAAGATTTTCCTCGTTTACTAATACATATATTGAATTAATTAGTTGAGATTGATTAAGAGAATTTTCTGTTCTATCAAAAATTACTTTGTTAAAACCCGGTAAAAATACATCGATTTTGTTATTCATAATTTTTCAATATTTAAGTTTATAATTATTTAAAAAAGATTTCAGAAATTAAAAATTAACAAAATCGTTGGTAATAATTTGTTTTTTTAATAATAAGACATTGTATAATTTTAAGAGCAGATTTATTTTAGAAAAACAGAAAAGATTTTTTTTAATTTGTAATGATAACAGTCACAAGTAATTATTTTCATTATAATAAGTTTGTTATAGTTAAAAACACAAAAGAATAATATTATAATTTCTTTGCAGTTATTTAATTTCTTATTATTTTGACAAACAAATTACTATTTAAAAACACATTTTAATCATCTTAAAAAGGGGAATTATTCATGAAAAAAACAGTTCTAATTTTAGCTCTTTTATCTTTTTTTGTAATTACAATTAATGCACAAGAAGGTAAAATGCACGTTGGCGGACAAGTTGGTATTTCTCTTCCTATGGGAGATTTTGGCGATGCTGCAAATATGGGTTTTGGATTTTTAGGTAATTTCTATTATGGAATTAACCAAAATATCGATTTAACCGGATCTGTTGGTTATACTTCTTGGGGAACAGATGCTGATGGAGCTTCATTTAGTAATGTTCCAATTGTTGTTGGAGGAAGATATTATTTCCAAAGATCAAGTTTAACACCTTATGCAACTGCTGAATTAGGAGTTAACAATTTAAGTTTCACATACGATAGCGAATTTTTTGGGGAATATTCAGCAACAAGTTCTGATTTTGGATTGGGAATTGGCGGCGGATTCTTATATGCTTTAGGAAATATGGATCTTGATGTAAACGCAAAAATTAATATTATCAGCGATTCAAATAATTTAACAGTTTTTGCGGGATTAAGATTCCCAATTAACTAATAAATACTTTTTAATTCTTGGAGAAAATATGAAAAAAATAGCAGTCCTTTTGTTAAGTTTAACATTATTATCAAGCGTTAGTTTTGCACAATTTGAAGTTGGAAAATCCCACGCCGGTCCATCATTAAGTATTGGTTTTGGCGGATGGGGGATGGGTTTTGGCGCTGATTATGAATACGGAATGAGTTTAAAAGAAATCGGTGTTGATGCTCCAGGTACATTAGGCGTTGGCGGTATTTTCAGATATTATAATTGGAGTGAAGATTTCTTCTATGGTGAATGGAGCTACACGGATATTATTATTGGAGCTCAAGCTAACTATCATTTTAAATTGGAAAATAGTAAAATCGATCCTTGGTTAGGCGTTGTATTAGGATTTGATATTGATTCTTATTCTTATGATAGCAAAGTAGGATACGATGATTATGATTATAATACTTCTTCAGGCGGCGGATTATTTTTTAACGGTAATGCTGGTGTAAGATATTGGTTTTCACCAAATATGGCTGCAAGAGCTGGTTTTGGTTTTGGAAATTTAGTTAGCTCATTAATTATCGGCGTTGATTTTAAATTCTAATATAACTTTTCAAACTTTATTTGATGCGGTTAGTTTTAAAAATTAACCGCATTTTTTTTGCTTCTTTTAAACAACAATTTATTAAATTCTTACCATCTAATTATAAAAACTTACTAAATAATAAATACAACTCTATTTTATCAACAAACTCAATGTTCTTTTTATTGGGAGGAATTTAAATGAAAAAAATATTAACAATTTTTATTGCGTTTTTTATGTTCTCCAACTTTTCATTTGCGCAAATGAGCAATATGGCAGTTGGGTTAAATGGAACTTTATCAATTCCAATTGGAGATTTTAATGATGTAGCCAAAATGGGTTACGGTGTTGCCGGATCATTCTTTTATGATCTTTCCGATTATTTCCAATTTACCGGAACTTTGGGATATATTTCTTGGGGCGGCGATAAAATTGAAATTGGAAATACAACTTTGGAAGCTACTGAACCCGCTACTTCAATTCCAATTTTAGTTGGAGCAAGATATTATTTGGATGATAAAGAATTGAATCCTTATATCAGCGGTGAATTAGGATTACATGTTTTTACTGTTGCCGGTACAAAATCTGAAATAGATGGAATTGAAACTGATAAAGTTAAAGGTGATACAAATCCTTATTTTGGTTTTGGACTTGGCGGCGGTTTTGTTTATGAATTAAGCAACGATATAAAAGTTGATGGCAATTTACAATACAATATTATAAATGCTGAAGAAGCCATTGGTCATTTTGCTTTAGAAATTGGTTTTATAGTTGGTATATGATTTTAAACATGTAGAGACGCAATATATTGCGTCTCTACAACATAATTTTATTTTATCAATAACATTTTTCTTGTTTCGGTAAATTTATCCGTTTCCAATCTATAAAAATAAATTCCGCTGGATAAATTTATTGCATTAAAACTAACTTGATATTTTCCGGCAGATTTTGTTCCATTAATTAAATTTGCAATTTCTTTTCCCAATGCGTCAAATATTTTTAATGTAACATTTGATTTTTGCGGTAAAGAAAATTCTATTTGTGTAGATGGATTAAATGGATTCGGATAATTTTGTGCTAAATTATATTCAGTTGGAATTGTTGAAGTTTGTATTACATCAACCAAATAATCAATTGGAATTGTAAAATTTCCGCCATTTGTGCTAATGCTAACTTGACCCGTATAATTTCCAACATTTAAATTTTGTGCATTAAGCGTTAATGTAATTGTCTGCGAAGAATTTGGCTGAATTGATCCGCTTGAAGGATTTACAGTTACCAAATCTGTATTAGTGCCTGTCCCTAAAGTTCCAAAAGGTCTAATTAAAAAAGCACCGTTTTCAAAACCGGAAATGGAATTAATATTTACAAATGTTTGATTATCTTCATTATAATAATAACTATTATTTGTGCTAACTCCGTCATAATCAGTGCCGGCGGGATAAAAAATATCATTATCGCTTGAGATTAAAATGTAAAAAGATTCTCCATCGTTAAACGAAATTGTAGGAGTTAAATTAATTTTATACCACATTCCAGCAGAAGAAAGAGAAAGATCAAGTTCACCAAAATCCAAAGTATTAAAATCTCCGTCTAAAATTTCGAGATATATTGGATTTGTA is a window from the Ignavibacteriota bacterium genome containing:
- a CDS encoding sigma-54-dependent Fis family transcriptional regulator, which translates into the protein MEKTIFIVDDEPAILKLITHWVKNEWEYNVRTFTNGSELLENIYENPDLILLDIMLPDLSGTELLKRIKRMNKHLPVIMLSAQGNIDVALECIREGAFDYFPKPVDKNRLRPAIQNSIKNFDLQRRVDELNTNLQHEYSFDNIVSADKKMQEVFKMVTKVLNNDITVLINGESGTGKELIARAVHYNGIRKNEPFVVVNSASIPRELLESELFGHERGAFTGAHQRKIGKFELANGGTIFLDEIGDMEMSLQAKILRVIQQKEFERVGGNETIKTDVRIISATNVNLKEAVANRDFREDLYYRLSSFPIHIPALRERRGDIVILINHFLAEFNKKMSRQINLVTKPALKLLYDYDWPGNVRELENTIERCMILSETNNIDLEVLPPQILSADNDGFSDSTGPLFTEDAPIIPFEKLKAEAIKHALRITNGNIVDASKKLNVGRATLYRLMEKYDIKSRRN
- a CDS encoding SpoIIE family protein phosphatase encodes the protein MNSTSENKNHKILLVEDEESVAKLFLYNFKKSGYECEWAENGLDGYLKAKSFNPDIIVSDIMMPEVDGHQFRERVLEDPSLKLIPFIFLTAKGDETDILEGYDLHVEDYIVKTSGPKIVLAKVNAILKSFEKEREKAVSEVQKAASAMSAKVVPDEFPQLDGFLIKHWHVPYQNVPGGDFIDYFKVDDDNLVIVLGDIMGKKWGAWYFAVAYAGYVRSAIRMILDSEHDLSPATILDKVNNAIFKDERISDVFITLSVVCINSKTKLLKYAGAGDLPIIYKSETVKSVKSNGILLGFKQVGNYQNIDLQLKSGESVYLITDGIPETRMSDGDFFGEAKLKQTISEIELNEDPLDKIIDVFSEATAKNFEDDISIVAINVN
- a CDS encoding DUF4922 domain-containing protein; this encodes MNKIFLTENELSKFGEINNLSQKVKALLNQQKANWELVKTNFDSLLNVKTKNFAFQNSEIKIQFNPSRITSTSAKVDKKSIEERKCFLCLENLPSEQKGILFKNDYLILCNPYPIFKRHLTIPNLKHIPQNIENSFIDLLELSQELSEKFFVFYNGPKCGASAPDHLHFQAGLKNEIPIYKNYLNIKHENQNIIFQDSYVKVILTDNGIQNFVIIESSDKIKLQKKFSKIYKSAKQILNTNEEPLINVLSFFEENIWKVIVFFREKHRPTQYFDEGEKQLLVSPASVDLGGLIITPREEDFSKIIKDDVKDIFNQVILNRTKLKKILIEI
- a CDS encoding glycosyltransferase family 2 protein; translated protein: MNNKIDVFLPGFNKVIFDRTENSLNQSQLINSIYVLVNEENLEFKNSNQLISSNIFSTKAIKLIAENSTCDFILFITKSTFINFGKYSLERMLNVAKNTQAGIVYSNFNEEKENVISKHPLIDYQLGSLRDDFDFGPVLLLNTNALKVAVNNFSENYNSAGLYNLRLAISEKYPIIRIPEFLYTTNEDDNRKSGEKMFDYVDPKNRQNQIEMENVVTKHLKNINAFLDSDFQKIEIDNHNFEFEASVIIPVKNRNKTIGDAIKSVLNQKTEYNFNLIIVDNHSDDGTSETIKSFAENDKRVIHIIPERKDLQIGGCWNEGIMNEKCGRFSIQLDSDDLYFNENTIQKIVDKFYEEKCAMVIGSYKLTNFKLEEIPPGIIDHKEWTPDNGKNNALRINGLGAPRAFYTPVLREIKIPNVSYGEDYSVGLEISRNYQIGRIYEPIYLCRRWEGNSDSDLDIEKVNANNLYKDRIRTFEVLARQNKNKNF
- a CDS encoding outer membrane beta-barrel protein encodes the protein MKKILTIFIAFFMFSNFSFAQMSNMAVGLNGTLSIPIGDFNDVAKMGYGVAGSFFYDLSDYFQFTGTLGYISWGGDKIEIGNTTLEATEPATSIPILVGARYYLDDKELNPYISGELGLHVFTVAGTKSEIDGIETDKVKGDTNPYFGFGLGGGFVYELSNDIKVDGNLQYNIINAEEAIGHFALEIGFIVGI